Proteins from a single region of Pseudomonas sp. BSw22131:
- a CDS encoding protealysin inhibitor emfourin: protein MKVCFVQSGGFAGTIRGCEVNTAELETPDAEQLKRLVVESGLVKSHRSVSEQARDARQYEITIEDERSDICVSFDDQNVPDAAKTLLGFLQKRSKPRGL, encoded by the coding sequence ATGAAAGTCTGTTTCGTGCAATCAGGAGGCTTTGCGGGGACGATCAGGGGCTGCGAGGTCAACACCGCTGAGCTTGAAACGCCGGACGCTGAGCAGCTCAAGCGTCTGGTGGTGGAAAGCGGTCTGGTCAAATCTCACCGTTCAGTCTCCGAACAGGCGCGGGACGCCAGGCAGTATGAGATCACCATCGAAGATGAACGCAGCGACATCTGTGTGTCGTTCGACGATCAAAACGTCCCGGACGCGGCCAAAACGCTGCTGGGATTTCTCCAAAAGCGGTCAAAACCACGCGGGCTTTAA
- a CDS encoding M4 family metallopeptidase, whose protein sequence is MCTRHPLQCFIPPYIMEHLAQSPHQQVRALAIANLSTGSTFRALRASAQAMPGLMANKSPDGKKHRLVYDAKGTNSLPGTLSRAEDGKSRGDSAVGEAFDGAGDVYDFYEQLFQRNSLDNKGMSLISTVHVAEVDFSGAFVPLNNAFWNGEQMAYGDGDGVVFQRFTRSLEVIGHELTHGVQSFTSNLTYQGQSGALNEHFADVFGILVRQWKEGVSVEQADWVIGKELLVPAPTRRGIRDMQHPGTAYKDDPDLGDDPQPATMKDLYSGPKDNGGVHINSGIPNRAFVLTALALGGNAWEIAGKIWYETLLQLHSDAEFADCARISVQVAGNAKYGATAKRAVKAAWKKVGITV, encoded by the coding sequence ATGTGCACTCGTCATCCACTGCAGTGTTTTATCCCGCCCTACATCATGGAACACCTGGCCCAGTCGCCGCATCAGCAGGTCCGGGCGCTGGCTATTGCCAACCTGTCCACCGGCTCTACATTCCGCGCCCTGCGTGCTTCTGCGCAGGCGATGCCAGGGTTGATGGCCAACAAATCTCCCGACGGCAAAAAGCACAGATTGGTCTACGACGCCAAAGGCACCAACAGCCTGCCGGGTACATTGTCGCGCGCAGAAGACGGCAAAAGCCGAGGCGATTCAGCCGTTGGCGAGGCCTTCGACGGCGCCGGCGACGTCTATGATTTCTATGAGCAATTATTTCAGCGCAACTCGCTGGACAACAAAGGCATGAGCCTGATTTCAACGGTGCATGTGGCTGAAGTCGATTTCAGTGGCGCCTTCGTACCCCTCAACAACGCATTCTGGAACGGCGAGCAGATGGCGTACGGGGATGGCGACGGTGTGGTTTTCCAGCGATTCACCCGCAGCCTCGAAGTCATCGGCCACGAATTGACCCACGGCGTGCAATCGTTCACCAGCAACCTGACCTATCAAGGCCAGTCCGGTGCACTCAACGAGCATTTTGCAGACGTGTTCGGGATTCTCGTCCGGCAGTGGAAGGAAGGCGTCAGCGTCGAGCAGGCTGACTGGGTGATTGGCAAGGAACTGCTGGTGCCAGCGCCCACGCGTCGTGGCATCCGGGACATGCAACACCCCGGCACGGCCTACAAAGACGACCCGGATCTGGGGGACGACCCGCAGCCGGCCACTATGAAAGACTTGTACAGCGGGCCCAAAGACAATGGCGGCGTGCACATCAACTCAGGCATTCCCAATCGCGCCTTTGTGCTGACGGCATTGGCGTTGGGCGGCAATGCCTGGGAAATCGCCGGAAAAATCTGGTACGAAACCCTGCTGCAACTGCACAGCGACGCCGAATTTGCCGATTGCGCGCGAATAAGCGTACAAGTGGCAGGCAACGCAAAATACGGCGCAACGGCCAAGCGCGCGGTCAAGGCCGCGTGGAAGAAAGTCGGCATCACGGTTTGA
- a CDS encoding ATP-binding protein — MPQNVEDPSFQSALQNCAREPIKIPGSIQPHGFMLVFDEASLLIIQVSANVETWLGLAPNELIGASLSDVIHQSERIGAVLDTLPTDDQNPFHVGEVSFRNGTRAGAPIDMMVHRHDHVLMAEFEPASDMSSAYGNIYPLMRTFVGHMDEVETIDELCRRSVEQVKRITGFGRVISYHFDADGNGRVNAESVDAGYSSYLGLTFPDSDIPAQARALYVVNRIRVIEDADYHASPLVPSENPLTAAPLDLSFAALRSVSPVHLQYMRNMQTMASMSISIVVRGKLWGLISCHNTTPRSVRFQTRTACELLGSALSLQIETKEAQARTQRLLSLRRQIVQMLAAMADLDSINLGLRKLPAVLVDFVRAEGAAVVSGSTIDVYGLTPPNEHIQALTQWLSTRMTSEVFHSDNVGRDIPELPELTESIAGVLTVAISELHSNFILWFRPELTRVVKWAGKPEKTISSSGALSPRHSFESWQETASGYSLPWDELDTEGVIELRAAVLGIVLRKAEEMAELAKELKKSNKELEAFSYSVSHDLRAPLRHIAGYAELLGDIESSKLSDRGMRFLDNIGESARFAGTLVDNLLSFSQMGRSAMRFSEVDLNALVEAIRREMQPDYLGRHVEWVMPERLPVVIADAALLHLALRNLLSNAIKYTRGSDPAVIEIGAREVEGKTEVYIRDNGVGFDMQYANKLFGVFQRLHRMEQFEGTGIGLASVRRIIERHDGTVWADSKLGQGATFFFSLPERSPTETP; from the coding sequence TTGCCCCAGAACGTTGAAGACCCCAGCTTTCAAAGCGCGCTGCAAAACTGCGCGCGAGAGCCCATCAAAATTCCTGGCAGCATTCAGCCCCACGGCTTTATGCTGGTTTTTGATGAGGCCAGCCTGCTGATCATCCAGGTGAGCGCGAACGTCGAGACCTGGCTGGGACTTGCGCCAAACGAGCTCATTGGTGCTTCCTTAAGCGATGTCATCCACCAGAGCGAACGCATAGGCGCCGTGCTCGACACTTTGCCCACAGACGACCAAAACCCTTTCCACGTCGGCGAAGTCAGCTTCCGCAACGGAACGCGCGCAGGCGCGCCAATCGACATGATGGTCCACCGTCACGATCACGTGCTCATGGCTGAGTTCGAACCCGCCAGCGATATGTCCAGTGCGTACGGCAATATTTACCCATTGATGCGTACCTTCGTCGGGCACATGGACGAGGTCGAGACCATTGATGAGCTGTGCCGCCGCTCGGTGGAACAGGTCAAGCGCATCACCGGTTTCGGCCGCGTGATCTCCTACCATTTCGACGCCGATGGCAACGGGAGGGTCAATGCCGAATCCGTCGATGCGGGTTACTCCAGCTATCTTGGCCTGACCTTCCCGGACTCGGACATCCCCGCTCAAGCGCGGGCGCTGTATGTCGTCAACCGGATTCGTGTCATCGAAGACGCCGACTATCACGCCTCGCCTCTGGTCCCCAGTGAAAACCCGTTGACCGCGGCGCCGCTGGACTTGAGTTTCGCTGCGTTGCGCAGTGTGTCCCCGGTGCATCTGCAGTACATGCGCAACATGCAAACAATGGCCTCGATGTCGATATCCATCGTGGTGCGTGGCAAGTTGTGGGGGCTGATCTCCTGCCATAACACCACGCCACGGTCGGTGAGATTTCAGACGCGCACCGCTTGCGAACTGCTTGGCAGCGCGTTGTCGTTGCAGATCGAAACCAAGGAAGCGCAAGCCAGGACGCAACGTCTTTTGAGCCTGCGTCGGCAGATCGTGCAGATGCTGGCCGCCATGGCCGATCTGGATAGCATCAATCTGGGCCTGCGCAAACTGCCCGCAGTTCTGGTGGATTTCGTTCGGGCCGAGGGCGCCGCCGTGGTGTCCGGCTCGACGATCGATGTCTACGGCTTAACCCCGCCAAATGAGCACATTCAGGCGCTGACGCAGTGGTTGTCCACGCGCATGACTTCCGAAGTCTTCCACAGTGACAACGTGGGGCGTGACATTCCCGAGCTGCCTGAATTGACCGAATCAATCGCAGGCGTGCTGACGGTTGCAATTTCGGAGTTGCACTCCAATTTCATCCTCTGGTTCCGTCCCGAACTCACGCGAGTGGTGAAGTGGGCCGGCAAGCCTGAGAAGACGATCAGCAGCTCGGGCGCCTTGAGCCCCCGCCACAGTTTCGAGAGTTGGCAGGAAACCGCCAGCGGCTACTCGCTGCCGTGGGATGAGCTGGACACCGAAGGCGTGATCGAACTGCGCGCTGCCGTGCTCGGCATCGTGTTGCGCAAGGCCGAGGAAATGGCTGAGCTGGCGAAGGAGCTGAAAAAATCCAACAAGGAACTTGAAGCGTTTTCTTACAGTGTGTCTCACGACCTGCGCGCGCCGTTGCGCCACATCGCAGGCTATGCGGAGTTGCTGGGGGACATCGAGTCCAGCAAGTTATCTGACCGGGGCATGCGGTTTCTCGACAACATTGGCGAGTCGGCGCGGTTCGCCGGGACGCTGGTGGACAACCTGCTGAGCTTCTCGCAGATGGGTCGCTCTGCGATGCGCTTTTCCGAGGTGGACCTGAACGCGCTGGTGGAGGCCATTCGTAGGGAAATGCAGCCCGATTATCTGGGCCGTCACGTTGAGTGGGTAATGCCCGAGCGCTTGCCGGTGGTGATTGCCGACGCGGCATTGCTGCACCTGGCGCTGCGCAACCTGCTGTCAAACGCTATCAAGTACACGCGTGGCAGCGACCCTGCGGTGATCGAAATCGGCGCTCGGGAGGTCGAGGGCAAGACCGAGGTTTACATCCGTGATAACGGCGTAGGCTTCGACATGCAGTACGCCAACAAGCTCTTTGGCGTGTTTCAGCGTTTGCACCGCATGGAGCAATTTGAAGGCACAGGCATCGGACTCGCCAGCGTGCGCCGCATCATCGAACGTCACGACGGCACCGTATGGGCCGATAGCAAGCTGGGGCAGGGGGCTACGTTCTTCTTTTCCCTGCCTGAACGTAGTCCGACCGAAACCCCTTGA
- a CDS encoding SPOR domain-containing protein, whose product MRKMVMMVAVMMLAGCDGGKPSEPSKVSNQPPAAQAAPSTTPQWTLQVDLKEALSDMAYWLVEHHYPSYVVKIDGKETIMIGPFASQAAAEKAKTEIEAAMAKGHRLSQLEIIPPKP is encoded by the coding sequence GTGCGCAAGATGGTCATGATGGTCGCGGTAATGATGCTGGCAGGCTGCGACGGCGGTAAGCCGTCCGAGCCTTCAAAAGTCTCGAACCAGCCGCCCGCTGCACAGGCAGCACCCAGCACAACCCCGCAATGGACCCTTCAGGTCGATTTGAAAGAAGCGCTGAGCGATATGGCGTACTGGCTGGTCGAGCACCACTATCCTTCCTACGTGGTAAAAATCGACGGCAAGGAAACCATCATGATCGGCCCCTTTGCCAGTCAGGCTGCGGCTGAGAAGGCTAAGACGGAAATCGAGGCGGCCATGGCGAAAGGTCATCGATTGTCGCAACTGGAAATCATCCCGCCCAAGCCGTAA
- a CDS encoding response regulator — MLKPIVLVEDNPNDLELTLVALERSQLANEVIVLRDGAEALDYLLKRDAYAERNAGNPAVLLLDLKLPKIDGLEVLKVIRETEELRSMPVVMLTSSREEPDLQRAYGLGVNAYVVKPVEFKEFVSAISDLGIFWAVLNEPPPGSLRLARRPASS, encoded by the coding sequence ATGTTAAAACCGATTGTGTTGGTGGAAGACAACCCCAACGATCTCGAACTCACGTTGGTAGCGCTTGAGCGCAGCCAGCTGGCCAATGAAGTGATTGTGCTGCGCGACGGTGCCGAGGCGCTGGATTACCTGCTCAAACGCGATGCCTATGCAGAACGCAACGCCGGCAACCCGGCCGTGTTACTGCTGGACCTGAAGCTGCCCAAGATCGATGGCCTCGAAGTACTCAAGGTCATCCGGGAGACAGAAGAGCTGCGCAGCATGCCGGTGGTGATGCTGACCTCCTCGCGGGAGGAGCCTGACCTGCAGCGCGCTTACGGCCTGGGGGTGAACGCTTACGTCGTCAAACCGGTCGAATTCAAGGAATTTGTTTCGGCTATCTCTGATCTGGGCATTTTCTGGGCCGTCCTCAACGAACCGCCACCCGGTTCGCTGCGTCTGGCTCGTCGTCCGGCGTCTTCCTAG
- a CDS encoding LEA type 2 family protein produces MPLRLIRTLLASLLIVVLSACALFPNRDPLNINVVGIEPLQGQGLEIRFAVKLRLQNPNENDIQYNGVALNLDVNGKLLASGVSDQSGTIGRFSEGIITVPVTVSAFAALRQAVGLSETQRLDNLPYVLNGKLAGGLFGTMRFSDSGTLTLPNGAGGGW; encoded by the coding sequence ATGCCGCTACGCTTGATTCGCACCCTGCTCGCCAGCCTGCTCATCGTCGTGCTGAGCGCCTGCGCGCTGTTCCCCAACCGCGACCCGTTGAATATCAACGTGGTAGGTATCGAGCCGTTGCAGGGCCAGGGGCTTGAGATTCGCTTCGCAGTGAAACTTCGTCTGCAAAACCCTAATGAAAACGACATTCAGTACAACGGCGTCGCCCTCAATCTGGACGTCAACGGCAAGCTTCTGGCCTCGGGTGTCAGCGACCAAAGCGGCACTATCGGGCGTTTCTCGGAAGGAATCATTACCGTACCTGTCACCGTGTCTGCCTTCGCCGCGCTGCGTCAGGCGGTGGGCCTGAGCGAGACCCAGCGCCTGGACAACCTGCCTTACGTGCTGAACGGAAAGCTGGCAGGCGGGTTGTTCGGCACTATGCGCTTCAGCGACAGCGGCACACTCACCCTGCCGAACGGCGCCGGCGGGGGCTGGTAA
- a CDS encoding DUF1615 domain-containing protein yields MYPTPFTASLRRYPAVLLMLLAGLLAACSTHPKKPPAPPPEVVRAEIVRLMPASVADRPGWATDIYAAFNAQGLDPSVENLCSVLAVAEQESNYQVDPPVPGMGKIARDEIDRRAGKVHVPNLLVRSALDIRSPGGKTYNERLNAARTEKDLSAIFDDFIGMVPMGKTLFGNFNPVHTAGPMQVSIEFAERQARDYPYTVEGSIRHEVFSRRGGMYFGIAHLLGYPVTYSQPIYRFADFNAGWYASRNAAFQSAVSRLSGTSLALDGDLISYGFSPSVGATELAVRSLHRQLGLRNTTIRSQLEKGDTLEFEETDVYRDVFALADKAAGKPLPRAILPGIVLESPKITRKLTTAWFAQRVEDRRRKCMTRASGAL; encoded by the coding sequence ATGTACCCCACGCCATTCACCGCCAGCTTGCGGCGTTATCCAGCGGTTTTGCTCATGCTTCTGGCAGGGTTGCTTGCGGCCTGTAGCACCCATCCGAAAAAACCGCCTGCACCACCGCCTGAAGTGGTGCGTGCGGAGATTGTGCGACTGATGCCCGCCAGCGTTGCAGACCGGCCGGGCTGGGCGACGGACATTTATGCCGCGTTCAACGCTCAGGGCCTGGACCCAAGCGTAGAGAACCTGTGCTCGGTCCTGGCCGTTGCCGAGCAGGAGTCCAACTATCAAGTGGACCCGCCAGTGCCGGGAATGGGCAAAATTGCCCGTGATGAAATAGACCGTCGCGCGGGTAAAGTGCATGTGCCCAACTTGCTGGTGCGATCGGCGCTGGATATCCGCTCGCCGGGCGGCAAGACCTACAACGAGCGTTTGAATGCTGCTCGCACCGAAAAAGACCTGAGTGCGATCTTCGATGACTTCATCGGGATGGTGCCGATGGGCAAGACCCTGTTTGGTAACTTCAATCCGGTGCACACCGCCGGGCCGATGCAGGTCAGTATCGAGTTCGCCGAACGGCAGGCACGCGATTATCCGTACACCGTCGAAGGCTCTATTCGTCATGAGGTGTTCAGTCGACGCGGCGGCATGTATTTCGGCATCGCGCACCTGTTGGGTTATCCGGTCACTTACAGCCAGCCGATCTATCGTTTTGCCGACTTCAATGCCGGCTGGTACGCCAGTCGCAATGCTGCGTTTCAGAGTGCGGTAAGTCGTCTTTCCGGCACGTCTCTGGCGCTCGACGGGGACTTGATCAGTTATGGATTCAGTCCGTCCGTTGGCGCGACGGAACTGGCAGTGCGCTCGCTCCATCGGCAGTTGGGCCTGCGCAACACCACCATTCGCAGCCAGCTGGAGAAGGGCGACACCCTGGAATTTGAAGAGACGGATGTCTATCGTGATGTGTTTGCCCTGGCAGACAAGGCCGCAGGCAAGCCGTTGCCACGCGCGATTCTGCCGGGCATCGTGCTGGAAAGCCCGAAGATCACACGTAAGCTCACCACCGCCTGGTTCGCCCAACGCGTGGAAGACCGCCGCAGAAAATGCATGACCCGAGCCTCCGGCGCGTTATGA
- a CDS encoding DUF883 family protein, producing MARKTAAQTAAEQIKDQAFSELAALIEESDKLLKDSAALVGEEAETVRAQLSLKLKQAVDSLGNVREKTKPAVEATENYIGGHPWQTVAISAGFGLVVGLLLGRK from the coding sequence ATGGCCCGTAAAACTGCTGCTCAAACTGCTGCCGAACAGATCAAGGATCAGGCTTTCAGCGAATTGGCGGCCCTCATCGAAGAGTCCGACAAGCTGCTCAAGGACAGCGCCGCGCTGGTCGGCGAAGAGGCTGAAACCGTTCGCGCTCAACTGAGCCTGAAGCTCAAGCAAGCCGTGGATTCGCTGGGTAACGTGCGCGAGAAAACCAAGCCTGCGGTAGAAGCGACCGAAAACTACATCGGCGGCCACCCGTGGCAGACCGTTGCGATCTCCGCAGGTTTTGGCCTGGTTGTAGGGCTACTGCTGGGTCGCAAGTAA
- a CDS encoding GlxA family transcriptional regulator: MKPERAVIEIGVWVYPGAQAAAVHGLTDLFCVANRIADEHQSDRLPVLRVSHWRSQERTAQPHDTDGEGAVERKEEPQRVFASLEGAAMPLTAVLIPPSLGAHTTPTQAQSSHRWLIAQHAQGAILGAVCMGAFILAETGLLAGRAATTHWTQGALLAERFPTIRVQADRPMIDDGDIITTAGMMAWPALGLRLVERLQGSAVAAATGRFLDIDHIDMAGQAARHFSPALGHGDGPILHVQHWLQASGAVDVSLHDMARRAGMEERTFLRRFRAATGLRPTEYCQHVRVGNARQSLEYSLDTVEHIAWAVGYQDPAAFRGTFKKITGLTPSDYRRQFGLRTPSQAMT, encoded by the coding sequence ATGAAGCCAGAGCGGGCAGTGATCGAAATCGGCGTATGGGTATATCCCGGCGCGCAAGCGGCAGCGGTACATGGCCTGACGGATCTGTTTTGCGTCGCCAACCGGATTGCCGATGAACATCAATCGGACCGGCTCCCTGTTTTGCGTGTCAGCCATTGGCGCTCGCAGGAGCGCACAGCGCAACCTCATGACACCGATGGCGAGGGGGCTGTCGAAAGGAAAGAAGAGCCTCAGCGTGTGTTTGCCAGTCTGGAGGGGGCAGCAATGCCGCTGACTGCCGTGCTCATTCCGCCGTCGCTGGGCGCGCACACGACGCCGACCCAGGCGCAGTCTTCACATCGCTGGCTGATTGCTCAACACGCCCAAGGCGCAATACTCGGCGCCGTGTGCATGGGGGCTTTCATTCTGGCCGAGACGGGACTGCTCGCCGGACGGGCTGCCACCACCCACTGGACGCAGGGCGCATTGCTGGCCGAGCGTTTTCCGACTATTCGCGTCCAGGCGGACCGGCCGATGATCGATGACGGCGATATCATCACCACTGCAGGGATGATGGCCTGGCCAGCGTTGGGATTGCGACTGGTCGAGCGTCTGCAAGGCAGCGCTGTGGCCGCCGCGACCGGGCGATTTCTGGACATTGATCACATCGACATGGCGGGGCAGGCCGCCCGTCACTTTTCACCGGCACTCGGGCATGGCGATGGCCCCATATTGCATGTTCAGCACTGGCTGCAGGCCAGTGGCGCGGTCGATGTGTCGCTGCACGACATGGCCCGGCGAGCGGGGATGGAAGAGCGCACGTTTCTGCGTCGTTTTCGCGCTGCAACGGGCCTCAGACCGACTGAGTACTGCCAGCACGTGCGCGTTGGCAACGCTCGGCAATCGCTGGAATACAGTCTGGACACGGTCGAGCACATTGCCTGGGCCGTCGGTTACCAGGACCCTGCGGCGTTTCGCGGGACATTCAAGAAAATCACCGGTCTGACCCCCAGCGACTATCGCCGTCAATTTGGCCTGCGTACGCCTTCGCAGGCAATGACGTGA
- a CDS encoding response regulator, whose translation MPPTLLKLLLIEDSPHDAELTLLTLEAAGLSIDSTLVYDHHGAEKALMAQRFDLILCDFLLPGSSGADVLHCALALAPKTPFIFLSGIFGEQHAVEMMRLGAVDYVLKQNLKMLPKAVSRAVAEVSEREHRRRAEETLLDAEVRAHLAIGAAEMGVWTYDPVRGELFWDARCRALHGLPADAAVDMSLTFDRCHPDDRELLRSKVNEALLSDTEFQAEYRLLVGDDTERWVLSNGRSLFENGRCVRFTGVIQDISERKQATQALHLLNDVLGERVVQRTRERDRTWELSRELLGVLHFDMTIIALNPAWESTLGWERSALTGPRLRELIHPDDFAATLHETENVARGNVTTRFVNRMRHADDNYRWLSWTIVPDEGLMYAAVRDITSERAVLDELAATNKRLREQITEREKVEAALQQMQRLEVVGQLTAGVAHDFNNLLTVILTSASFLSRDLEKGVFTKSASRLQNIQEAGQRGAKLTSQLLSFSRRQRLEPVPMSLNHTIEGMRELLGRALGGSVWVETSLSEDLWSALVDPTQTEMIILNLAINARDAMAQGGALTLSTYNERVYHLPTRPEDPEPGAYVVLSVGDSGSGMSNEVLAKAFEPFFTTKEVGKGSGLGLAQVFGFAKQSGGGVSIVTAENVGTTIKVYLPSIPDNVQRLTQPDVSADRAGRDDTDRTILLVDDNASVRAVTAMMLDALGYAVIEAEDGNDALKKIGSDVDLMLTDFAMPNMTGAELADLVRHDYPSLPIVFITGFADIDILDVDPQLIVQKPYGEDELAAKLSQAFLNGQTQAS comes from the coding sequence ATGCCGCCAACGCTTCTGAAATTGCTGTTGATCGAAGACAGCCCCCACGATGCCGAGTTGACTCTGCTGACCCTGGAGGCTGCCGGGCTGAGCATCGATTCAACACTTGTGTACGATCACCACGGCGCCGAGAAAGCGCTGATGGCGCAACGGTTTGACCTGATCCTGTGTGATTTCCTGTTGCCGGGTTCTTCCGGTGCCGATGTGTTGCATTGCGCGCTTGCGCTGGCGCCCAAGACGCCCTTCATCTTTTTGTCCGGCATCTTCGGCGAGCAGCATGCAGTCGAAATGATGCGTCTGGGCGCCGTGGATTACGTCCTCAAGCAAAACCTGAAGATGCTGCCCAAAGCAGTCAGTCGCGCCGTGGCAGAAGTGAGCGAGCGCGAACATCGTCGTCGCGCCGAGGAAACCCTGCTTGACGCCGAAGTCCGTGCGCACCTGGCCATCGGTGCAGCGGAGATGGGCGTCTGGACCTACGATCCGGTCCGCGGCGAGCTGTTCTGGGACGCGCGATGCAGGGCGCTGCACGGTCTGCCTGCAGACGCTGCGGTGGACATGAGTCTCACGTTCGACCGCTGCCATCCTGATGACCGCGAGCTATTGCGCAGCAAGGTCAATGAGGCGTTGCTTTCTGACACAGAGTTTCAGGCCGAGTACCGCTTGCTGGTAGGGGATGACACCGAGCGGTGGGTGCTTTCCAACGGCCGGTCTCTCTTCGAAAACGGCCGGTGCGTGCGCTTCACCGGCGTCATCCAAGACATCAGCGAGCGCAAGCAGGCCACTCAGGCGCTGCATCTGCTCAATGATGTCTTGGGCGAGCGTGTGGTCCAGCGCACCCGTGAACGCGACCGCACCTGGGAGCTGTCGCGTGAATTGCTTGGCGTACTTCACTTTGACATGACGATCATCGCCCTGAACCCGGCCTGGGAATCGACCCTGGGCTGGGAGCGCTCGGCGCTGACAGGCCCGCGCTTGCGCGAGTTGATCCACCCCGATGATTTCGCTGCCACGCTGCACGAAACTGAAAACGTCGCCAGGGGTAACGTCACGACCCGCTTTGTAAACCGTATGCGGCACGCCGATGACAACTACCGCTGGCTGTCCTGGACGATTGTCCCGGACGAAGGCCTGATGTATGCCGCCGTGCGGGACATCACCAGCGAACGCGCCGTACTCGATGAGCTGGCAGCGACCAACAAACGCCTGCGTGAGCAGATCACCGAGCGCGAGAAAGTAGAGGCCGCGCTGCAACAGATGCAGCGCCTGGAAGTGGTTGGCCAGTTGACCGCTGGCGTCGCCCACGACTTCAATAATCTGCTTACCGTTATCCTGACCAGCGCCAGCTTTCTGTCCCGCGATCTGGAAAAGGGTGTATTCACCAAATCGGCCAGCCGTCTGCAGAACATCCAGGAAGCAGGGCAGCGCGGTGCCAAACTCACCAGTCAGCTGTTGTCGTTCTCCCGTCGCCAGCGCCTTGAGCCTGTTCCAATGAGCCTCAATCACACCATTGAAGGCATGCGCGAGTTGCTGGGTCGTGCCTTGGGTGGCAGCGTGTGGGTCGAAACCTCGTTGTCGGAGGATCTGTGGAGCGCACTGGTCGATCCTACCCAGACTGAGATGATCATCCTCAACCTGGCGATCAACGCGCGTGACGCGATGGCGCAAGGCGGCGCGCTGACGCTGAGCACCTACAACGAGAGGGTTTACCACTTGCCAACACGGCCTGAAGACCCGGAGCCCGGCGCCTACGTGGTGCTGTCGGTGGGTGATTCGGGCTCGGGCATGAGCAACGAAGTCCTGGCCAAGGCATTTGAGCCGTTTTTCACCACAAAGGAAGTCGGAAAAGGCTCGGGGCTCGGGCTGGCGCAGGTGTTCGGGTTCGCTAAACAATCGGGTGGCGGTGTCAGCATCGTCACCGCCGAAAACGTTGGCACCACCATCAAGGTTTATTTGCCAAGCATTCCGGACAACGTCCAGCGTCTGACGCAACCGGATGTCAGCGCCGATCGCGCCGGGCGTGATGATACCGATCGCACGATTCTGCTGGTGGACGACAACGCGAGCGTCCGCGCTGTGACGGCGATGATGCTCGATGCCTTGGGTTACGCAGTGATCGAGGCTGAAGATGGCAATGACGCGCTGAAGAAGATCGGCAGCGACGTGGACCTGATGCTGACTGATTTCGCGATGCCGAACATGACGGGCGCAGAGTTGGCGGATCTTGTTCGTCACGATTACCCGTCATTGCCGATCGTTTTCATCACGGGGTTCGCCGATATCGACATTCTGGATGTTGATCCGCAACTGATCGTGCAGAAGCCCTATGGCGAAGATGAGTTGGCGGCGAAGCTGTCGCAGGCGTTTCTGAATGGCCAAACCCAAGCCAGCTGA
- a CDS encoding glucose 1-dehydrogenase codes for MKSYPRPPFNVQKQAVPGQQYLMDPVPDCGEDSYKGHGRLTGKVAVITGADSGIGRAVAIAFAREGADLVISYLDEHEDAKATAQWVEKAGRQCLLIPGDIAQKDQCQHIVDQAVERFGRIDVLVNNAAFQMSHPSLEEVSDEEWVRTFDINITAIFRICKAAIKHMPEGSSIINTSSINSDKPKPTLVPYATTKGAIANFSAGLAQLLGEKNIRVNSVAPGPIWTPLIVATMTEEDIKSFGAETPMGRPGQPAELAPLYVLLASDEASYISGVRIGVTGGTPIL; via the coding sequence ATGAAATCCTACCCGCGCCCCCCCTTCAACGTGCAAAAACAGGCTGTGCCTGGCCAGCAATACCTCATGGATCCTGTCCCCGACTGCGGTGAAGACAGTTACAAGGGCCACGGCCGGCTGACCGGCAAAGTCGCGGTTATCACCGGTGCCGACAGCGGCATCGGCCGGGCCGTCGCCATTGCGTTTGCGCGCGAAGGGGCCGACCTGGTGATTTCCTACCTGGATGAACACGAGGACGCCAAGGCCACCGCCCAGTGGGTTGAAAAAGCAGGGCGCCAATGCCTGTTGATCCCCGGCGATATCGCGCAAAAGGATCAGTGCCAGCACATCGTCGATCAGGCCGTGGAGCGCTTTGGGCGGATCGACGTACTGGTCAACAACGCAGCGTTTCAAATGTCTCATCCCTCGCTGGAAGAGGTGTCCGATGAAGAATGGGTGCGCACCTTCGACATCAACATCACCGCAATTTTTCGCATCTGCAAAGCGGCGATCAAGCACATGCCTGAGGGCAGCTCGATCATCAACACCAGCTCGATCAATTCCGACAAGCCCAAGCCCACGCTTGTGCCGTATGCCACCACCAAAGGAGCGATAGCGAACTTCAGTGCCGGCCTCGCGCAGTTGCTGGGGGAGAAGAATATTCGCGTCAACAGCGTCGCACCGGGGCCGATCTGGACCCCTCTGATTGTTGCGACCATGACCGAAGAAGACATCAAAAGCTTCGGCGCCGAGACTCCGATGGGACGTCCTGGCCAACCTGCCGAACTGGCGCCGCTGTACGTGCTGTTGGCGTCCGACGAAGCCAGCTACATCTCTGGCGTGCGTATCGGTGTGACCGGTGGTACGCCGATTCTTTGA